The window CCACGCGCATTGAACGCGTGCTGGCCTCCGGGACAGGCGCGCGCATCGTCACCAGCCATGATGACGTTTGCCTGATTGAATTTCAGGTGCCCGCCAGCCAGGACTTTAAGCTGGCGTACAAAGATATCGACCAGATCCTCAAACGCGCGCAGGTGCGTCCGCTGGCGGTGGGCGTGCATAACGACCGTCAGTTGCTGCAGTTCTGCTACACCTCTGAAGTCGCCGACAGTGCGCTGCGCATTCTCGACGAGGCGGGCCTGCCGGGCGAGCTGCGGCTGCGTCAGGGGCTGGCGCTGGTGGCGATGGTCGGCGCGGGCGTTACCCGTAACCCGCTGCACTGCCACCGCTTCTGGCAGCAGTTGAAGGGCCAGCCGGTTGAGTTTACCTGGCAGTCGGAAGAGGGCATTAGCCTGGTCGCCGTTCTGCGTACCGGGCCGACCGAGAGCCTGATTCAGGGTCTGCACCAGTCTATTTTCCGCGCCGAAAAGCGCATTGGCCTGGTGCTGTTCGGAAAAGGCAACATCGGTTCGCGTTGGCTGGAACTGTTCGCGCGCGAGCAGAGCACCCTTTCGGCGCGTACCGGCTTTGAATTTGTGCTGGCGGGCGTGGTGGACAGCCGCCGTAGTCTGTTGAACTATGACGGGCTGGATGCCAGCCGCGCGCTGGCGTTCTTTAATGACGAAGCCATTGAACAGGATGAAGAGTCCCTGTTCCTGTGGATGCGCGCCCATCCGTATGACGATCTGGTGGTGCTGGATGTGACCGCAAGCGAACAGCTGGCGGATCAGTATCTCGACTTCGCCAGCCACGGTTTTCACGTGATCAGCGCCAACAAACTGGCTGGCGCCAGCAACAGCGATAAATACCGTCAGATCCACGACGCGTTTGATAAAACGGGCCGCCACTGGCTGTATAACGCCACCGTGGGCGCCGGACTGCCGATCAACCATACCGTGCGCGATCTGATCGACAGCGGCGATACTATTCTGTCGATCAGCGGGATCTTCTCCGGCACGCTCTCCTGGCTGTTCCTGCAATTTGACGGTTCTGTGCCATTCACCGATCTGGTGGATCAGGCCTGGCAGCAGGGGCTGACCGAGCCGGACCCGCGCGTTGATCTGTCAGGTAAAGATGTGATGCGCAAGCTGGTGATCCTGGCGCGTGAGGCGGGTTATGACATCGAACCGGACCAGGTGCGCGTCGAGTCGCTGGTGCCGGCGCACTGCGAAGAAGGCTCTATCGACCATTTCTTTGAGAATGGCGATGAGCTGAACGAGCAGATGGTGCAGCGTCTGGAAGCCGCCCGCGAAATGGGGCTGGTGCTGCGCTATGTGGCGCGTTTTGACGCTAACGGTAAGGCGCGCGTCGGCGTCGAGGCGGTGCGTCCTGAGCATCCGCTGGCGGCGCTGCTGCCGTGCGATAACGTGTTCGCCATCGAAAGCCGCTGGTATCGCGACAACCCGCTGGTGATCCGTGGACCGGGCGCCGGACGGGATGTCACCGCCGGGGCGATTCAGTCGGACATTAACCGCCTGGCGCAGCTGCTGTAAAGCGCTTCGTTTGCTGGATGGCGGCTTCGCCTTATCCGGCCTGCAACAGCATCGATACGTAGGCCCGGTAAGCGACAGCGCCACCGGGCAAACAGTGGGATGGCAGTTTCGCCTTATCCGTATATGGACACCTCCCGTTATGCAAGCCACTAATCATGTTTTGTGTAACGGGAGTAAGATGCTTTCGTATATCCGGCCTTTCTTTCGGCACCGTCGTGCCCGGCCATGATGTTATCTGCACACCTGGTTCCATTCGGCCTGACGGCTTTGCTTCGCAGGGAGCCTTCGGATAAACCGGAGTTTTCAGGTGTCGGTCTTACCTGTTACACATTTGTGCTTAATGACTCTGCAATCTCACGACAGGATTATTCTTTTCTCTCACTCTTACCGTTTCGTTCTACATCACGCGATATTCTTCTTCCCGACTCAGCACGGCCCACGCGATACGGGCATTTTTGTTCGCCATGGCGACCGTTGCGACATTCCTGTTACGTCTTTCTGCCACTGACTGCAGCCACTGGCTTCGACGGTCTTCCTTGTTACCGCAGGCATTCAGTACTGCACGCGCTCCGTGGATCAGCAGCGTTCGCAGGTAGCTGTCACCCCGCTTACTGATGTGACCCAGCCGGTTTTTTCCGCCGCTTGAGTGCTGCCCGGGAACCAGCCCCAGCCAGGCCGCCATTTCACGTCCGTTTTTAAACTGTCTTGCATTACCCACTGCTGCAACCAGCGCGCTGGCGGTTACCGGGCCAATCCCGCTGATCTCCTGAAGCCGCCTGATACGGTCATCGTCCTGCGCCAGCTGTTTAAGCCGCCGGTCATAACGCGCCAGTCGGTCATCCAGTATCTGCAATTCCTCCGCTAACTCGCACAGCAGACGGATAAAGCGGTTATCCCATTGTTCCTGCTGAGAAAGTATCTCCGGCAGTGCTCGTCTGAGCGCGGCAAGCCCGACAGGAAGCACAAGGCCAAACTCGCCCAGCATGCCGCGTATCTCGTTGCTGAGCGCCGTTCTGTCGCGAAGCAGGCGGGCACGAACCCGGTGCTCTGCCTGCATGCTCTGTTGCGCTTCAGATTTAACGGCAACATAGCGCATACAGGGCCTGCTGACGGCCTCGCAGATAGCTTCGGCATCATTGGCATCGTTTTTGTTGCCCTTCAGATAAGGCTTAACGAACCGGGGCGGGATAATACGGACAGAGTGCCCGAGTCGGGTCAACTCTCTGGCCCAGTAATGCGAGGAGCCGCAGGCTTCGATACCAATAAGACAGGGCTCAAGCCGGGCGAAAAAGACAAGCATCTGTGAACGGCGCAGTGTTTTACGGAGAACAACGCGTTCATGGTGATCAACGCCATGAAGCTGAAAAACCAGCTTTGCGAGATCGAGGCCAATACGTTTAATATTCATGTGGACACCTCCCCCTGGGAACTGAAGTTAACACCTCAGTCTGGCACTAATGATGCCGTAAGGTGGGAGGTGTCCATCACATCGGCCTGCAACAGCATCGATACGTAGGCCCGGTAAGCGACAGCGCCACCGGGCAAACAGCGGGATGGCGGCTTCGCCTTATCCGGCCTGCACCGACACGTAGGCCCGGTAAGCGATAGCGCCACCGGGCAAACTATCGGATGGCGGCATCCGGCCTGGGATTCGCACTATCAGTCTGCTGGATACGTTAAAGCGCTCATCATCTGGCATTCTGACCGCGTTCGAAACGCCTTCCTTTCCTCGCAACGTGAATTTTTTTCACCTTCCCTGAGTTTTCCTCACTCTTTACGCTGATTTTTCTGTTGACGGCATCGCGCTTTTCCGTCATTTTTACATCTGGACGTCTAAACGGATAGATGTTCACAACACAACATATAATGACAAGCGATTGATGAGGTAAGGTATGAGCTTTTTTCACGCCAACCAGCGGGAAGCCCTGAATCAGAGCCTGGCGGAAGTACAGGGTCAGATTAACGTTTCATTTGAATTTTTCCCGCCGCGCACCAGTGAAATGGAGCAAACCCTGTGGAACTCTATCGATCGACTGAGCAGCCTGAAGCCGAAGTTTGTCTCGGTGACCTACGGCGCGAACTCCGGCGAGCGCGACCGCACGCACAGCATCATTAAGGGTATTAAAGATCGCACCGGGCTGGAAGCTGCCCCGCATTTGACCTGCATTGACGCCACCCGCGATGAATTACGCACCATTGCTCGCGACTACTGGAACAATGGCATCCGTCACATCGTTGCCCTGCGTGGCGACCTGCCGCCGGGCAGCGGCAAGCCGGATATGTACGCCGCCGACCTGGTCAGTTTGCTGAAAGAGGTGGCGGATTTTGATGTTTCGGTCGCGGCCTATCCGGAAGTGCATCCGGAGGCGAAAAGCGCCCAGGCGGATCTGCTGAACCTGAAACGTAAAGTCGATGCTGGTGCAAATCGCGCCATTACCCAATTTTTCTTCGACGTCGAAAGCTACCTGCGCTTTCGCGACCGCTGCGTCTCTGCGGGCATTGATGTCGAAATCATTCCGGGCATTCTGCCGGTTTCAAACTTTAAGCAGGCGAAGAAGTTCGCTGACATGACCAACGTGCGTATTCCGGCCTGGATGTCACAAATGTTTAACGGGCTTGATGACGATGCGGAGACCCGCAAACTGGTGGGGGCGAACATCGCGATGGACATGGTGAAAATTTTAAGCCGGGAAGGAGTAAAAGATTTTCATTTTTATACGCTTAACCGCGCTGAGATGAGTTTCGCAATCTGTCATACTCTGGGTGTCAGGCCCGCTCTGTAAGTTCTCCAGGCCCTCTGCGGAGGGCTTTTTTACGTCTGCTTTGATCTACATCTTGTTAACGAAAAATATAAAAGGTATTGGCTATCGAATCTGTGGATTATATCGAATATATCTAATCTCTGGTGGTGTATATCGTAGCGGTAACATTGAAAAGGGAGCTGAGATATGAGCACGTCCGACGATACCCATAACACCCTGTCTACCGGAAAATGTCCGTTCCATAAGGGCGGTCATGACCAGAGCGCTGGAGCAGGAACAACCAGCCGCGACTGGTGGCCTAACCAGCTCCGGGTGGATCTTTTAAATCAACACTCTAACCGTTCGAACCCGTTGGGTGAGGACTTCGACTACCGCAAAGAATTCAGCAAATTAGATTATTCGGCGCTGAAAGGCGATCTCAAAGCGCTGCTGACCGAATCACAGCCGTGGTGGCCTGCCGACTGGGGAAGCTATGCCGGGCTGTTTATTCGGATGGCGTGGCACGGCGCGGGCACCTACCGTTCGATTGACGGGCGCGGCGGGGCGGGTCGCGGACAGCAGCGTTTCGCGCCGCTGAATTCCTGGCCGGATAACGTCAGCCTCGATAAAGCACGCCGTCTGCTGTGGCCTATTAAGCAGAAATACGGGCAAAAAATTTCCTGGGCGGATCTCTATATTCTGGCGGGCAACGTCGCGCTGGAAAACTCGGGCTTCCGCACCTTCGGTTTCGGCGCCGGGCGCGAAGACGTCTGGGAACCGGATCTGGACGTGAACTGGGGTGATGAGAAAGCCTGGCTGACTCACCGTCATCCGGAAGCGCTGGCGAAAGCGCCGCTGGGCGCAACGGAGATGGGGCTTATCTACGTGAACCCGGAAGGCCCGGATCACAGCGGTGAGCCGATTTCCGCAGCGGCGGCGATTCGCGCGACCTTTGGCAACATGGGGATGAACGACGAAGAAACCGTGGCGCTGATCGGCGGCGGGCATACGCTCGGTAAAACGCA is drawn from Citrobacter rodentium NBRC 105723 = DSM 16636 and contains these coding sequences:
- the metF gene encoding methylenetetrahydrofolate reductase gives rise to the protein MSFFHANQREALNQSLAEVQGQINVSFEFFPPRTSEMEQTLWNSIDRLSSLKPKFVSVTYGANSGERDRTHSIIKGIKDRTGLEAAPHLTCIDATRDELRTIARDYWNNGIRHIVALRGDLPPGSGKPDMYAADLVSLLKEVADFDVSVAAYPEVHPEAKSAQADLLNLKRKVDAGANRAITQFFFDVESYLRFRDRCVSAGIDVEIIPGILPVSNFKQAKKFADMTNVRIPAWMSQMFNGLDDDAETRKLVGANIAMDMVKILSREGVKDFHFYTLNRAEMSFAICHTLGVRPAL
- a CDS encoding IS110-like element ISCro5 family transposase, whose protein sequence is MNIKRIGLDLAKLVFQLHGVDHHERVVLRKTLRRSQMLVFFARLEPCLIGIEACGSSHYWARELTRLGHSVRIIPPRFVKPYLKGNKNDANDAEAICEAVSRPCMRYVAVKSEAQQSMQAEHRVRARLLRDRTALSNEIRGMLGEFGLVLPVGLAALRRALPEILSQQEQWDNRFIRLLCELAEELQILDDRLARYDRRLKQLAQDDDRIRRLQEISGIGPVTASALVAAVGNARQFKNGREMAAWLGLVPGQHSSGGKNRLGHISKRGDSYLRTLLIHGARAVLNACGNKEDRRSQWLQSVAERRNRNVATVAMANKNARIAWAVLSREEEYRVM
- the metL gene encoding bifunctional aspartate kinase/homoserine dehydrogenase II translates to MSVIAQAGAKGRQLHKFGGSSLADVKCYLRVAGIMAEYSQPDDMMVVSAAGSTTNQLISWLKLSQTDRLSAHQVQQTLRRYQCDLISGLLPAGAADNLISLFISDLERLATLLDNGVTDAVYAEVVGHGEIWSARLMSAVLNQQGMESAWLDAREFLRAERAAQPQVDEGLSYPLLQQLLVQHPGKRLVVTGFISRSNAGETVLLGRNGSDYSATQIGALAGVSRVTIWSDVAGVYSADPRKVKDACLLPLLRLDEASELARLAAPVLHARTLQPVSGSDIDLQLRCSYTPDQGSTRIERVLASGTGARIVTSHDDVCLIEFQVPASQDFKLAYKDIDQILKRAQVRPLAVGVHNDRQLLQFCYTSEVADSALRILDEAGLPGELRLRQGLALVAMVGAGVTRNPLHCHRFWQQLKGQPVEFTWQSEEGISLVAVLRTGPTESLIQGLHQSIFRAEKRIGLVLFGKGNIGSRWLELFAREQSTLSARTGFEFVLAGVVDSRRSLLNYDGLDASRALAFFNDEAIEQDEESLFLWMRAHPYDDLVVLDVTASEQLADQYLDFASHGFHVISANKLAGASNSDKYRQIHDAFDKTGRHWLYNATVGAGLPINHTVRDLIDSGDTILSISGIFSGTLSWLFLQFDGSVPFTDLVDQAWQQGLTEPDPRVDLSGKDVMRKLVILAREAGYDIEPDQVRVESLVPAHCEEGSIDHFFENGDELNEQMVQRLEAAREMGLVLRYVARFDANGKARVGVEAVRPEHPLAALLPCDNVFAIESRWYRDNPLVIRGPGAGRDVTAGAIQSDINRLAQLL